The Acidobacteriota bacterium nucleotide sequence ACCAGCAGGCGTAGGAGCGAAAGGGCCTCCAGCGGTCCCCCAGGGGCTCGGCCTCGGAGGGAGAAGGGAGGGCGGGGAGATGAAGAACGCGCTGGAGGGCCTTGCGGACGCCCAGGTCGGCGGCGGGCCAGACGTCCGGGCGCCGCAGGGCGAAGATCAGGACCATGTGGGCCGTCCACGGCCCGATGCCTTTGACCCTCACCAGCGCCGCCTCCACCTCCCCGTCGGGCAGGTCCTCCAGGGCGTCCAGATCGAGCCGGCCCGTGAGGACGGCGTCGGCCAGGTCCCGGATGCTCGCCGTCTTGGCTCGGGACAGGCCCACGGCCTTCAGTTCTTCGTCCGTGTGCTGGAGCAGCCTCCGGGGGTTGGGGAACCCTCTCCCCCCCAACGCCTTGAGCCGGTCGTAGATCACCCTGGCCACCTTGCCCGAGAGCTGCTGGCTCACGATGGCCTCCAGGAGGTTGGCCAGGAGATCCTCCCTCGAATACTCGTGAAAGCGCGGCGGCCCCACCCGCGCGACGAGGGCCCGCATCGCCGGGTCCTTGCGGAGCCGCGCCAGGGCCCGCCGGTCCTGTGGGTCCATGGGACCTCCTTCCGGCAAGGGTACCACGCCCCGAGGGCGCCCCCCCCGCCGGCGTGGTACCCTGAGCGCCCGAGAAAGGAGGGCCCATGGCCACCGTCACGCTCCACACAAACCACGGAGACATCGCCCTGAAACTCTACGCGGACAAGGCCCCCAAGGCCTGCGAGAACTTCTCCACCCACGCCCGGAACGGCTTCTACAACGGCGTGATCTTCCACCGCGTCATCCAGAACTTCATGATCCAGGGAGGGGACCCCACCGGCACCGGACGCGGCGGGAAGTCCATCTGGGG carries:
- a CDS encoding DNA-3-methyladenine glycosylase 2 family protein produces the protein MDPQDRRALARLRKDPAMRALVARVGPPRFHEYSREDLLANLLEAIVSQQLSGKVARVIYDRLKALGGRGFPNPRRLLQHTDEELKAVGLSRAKTASIRDLADAVLTGRLDLDALEDLPDGEVEAALVRVKGIGPWTAHMVLIFALRRPDVWPAADLGVRKALQRVLHLPALPSPSEAEPLGDRWRPFRSYACWYLWQMMDGG
- a CDS encoding peptidylprolyl isomerase, coding for MATVTLHTNHGDIALKLYADKAPKACENFSTHARNGFYNGVIFHRVIQNFMIQGGDPTGTGRGGKSIWG